A genome region from Bemisia tabaci chromosome 3, PGI_BMITA_v3 includes the following:
- the LOC109041944 gene encoding caspase-1 has product MEAETDLIETLTEKTTAITINNGTNGSQVVMERQMTSSNADHKTVEIFKFEQHIDKQTTYQDFNDEDIDDEVFVEEEVASRPRPRERRISDVIDCIGTPPSPSLFSKRHSFNDFPLPLGSPVGRNVPIVMHPSTSDFNLKGNFGLNGKGGQSPPSATAFNFCSPPSTPFSDGGYGSIGVPTPPPPSALASRSASHFRYSTTSVEMVTTNDQVDAKPIVEHNPPPSERVPCIEASMPVHADSEEYNMNHARRGKAIIFNHDKFTMANMKDRIGSSTDVKNLNAVFTNLGFEVFIYENLEWTKMEYLLHNLSQEDHSDADCLVVIVLTHGLGPTYLVSGDVPYPVESLWTPFTADKCVTLAGKPKLFFIQACRGDKLDGGLNLVSRTQTDSGKAGYKIPTHADFLLAFSTFEGFFSFRHPENGTWFIQSLCEELNAHGTSMDLLKLLTRVSRRVAINFQSYNDSQPWFDEQKQVPSINSMLIRDVYFRPKRPAIDLSPMI; this is encoded by the exons ATGGAGGCAGAGACTGATCTAATTGAAACTTTGACTGAGAAAACGACGGCCATCACGATCAACAACGGGACCAACGGTAGCCAAGTGGTGATGGAGCGACAGATGACGTCGAGCAACGCCGACCACAAAACGGTGGAGATCTTCAAATTCGAGCAGCACATCGACAAGCAAACGACCTATCAGGACTTCAACGACGAGGACATCGACGACGAGGTCTTCGTCGAGGAGGAGGTAGCGAGCCGGCCGCGGCCGCGCGAACGACGCATCAGTGACGTCATCGATTGCATCGGGACCCCGCCCTCCCCCTCGCTCTTCTCGAAGCGCCACAGCTTCAACGATTTCCCGCTACCGCTGGGGAGCCCGGTGGGGCGCAACGTCCCCATCGTGATGCACCCCTCCACGTCGGACTTCAACCTCAAGGGCAACTTCGGGCTCAACGGGAAGGGCGGGCAGTCGCCCCCGAGCGCCACCGCCTTCAACTTCTGCTCGCCGCCCTCGACCCCGTTCTCGGATGGTGGTTATGGGAGCATCGGAGTCCCCACGCCGCCACCCCCGTCGGCCCTCGCCAGCCGCTCGGCGTCGCACTTCCGCTACAGCACCACCAGCGTCGAGATGGTCACCACCAACGACCAGGTCGACGCCAAGCCCATCGTCGAGCACAACCCCCCGCCCTCCGAGCGCGT ACCCTGCATCGAAGCATCAATGCCTGTTCATGCTGATTCAGAAGAGTACAACATGAACCATGCTCGACGAGGCAAGGCAATAATTTTTAACCATGATAAATTTACCATGGCAAACATGAAAGATCGAATCGGATCTTCCACTGATGTCAAGAATCTGAATGCTGTTTTTACCAATCTTGGGTTTGAAGTGTTCATCTACGAAAATCTTGAGTGGACCAAGATGGAATATTTGCTCCATAACT TGAGCCAAGAAGATCATTCAGATGCGGACTGTTTGGTCGTAATTGTGTTAACTCATGGTCTTGGACCAACTTACCTTGTTTCGGGAGATGTGCCTTATCCTGTGGAGAGTCTATGGACACCCTTCACGGCGGACAAGTGTGTAACTTTGGCAGGAAAGCCAAAGCTGTTTTTCATTCAG gcCTGCCGGGGAGATAAGCTGGATGGAGGTTTGAATTTGGTAAGCCGAACCCAAACAGACTCTGGGAAAGCAGGTTATAAAATTCCAACTCACGCAGATTTTCTCCTTGCATTCAGCACTTTTGAAG ggtttttttcatttcgCCATCCCGAAAATGGTACTTGGTTCATACAGAGTCTCTGTGAGGAGCTGAACGCGCATGGTACTTCAATGGATTTACTCAAGTTATTGACACGAGTTAGCCGTCGTGTGGCCATAAACTTCCAATCTTACAATGATTCCCAGCCTTGGTTTGATGAGCAAAAACAAGTGCCCTCCATCAACTCCATGCTGATTCGAGATGTCTACTTTCGACCCAAGAGGCCTGCAATAGATTTGTCCCCAATGATTTGA
- the CtsB gene encoding cathepsin B — protein sequence MTNLILTLVGLCAVGSYASPPQPFAPEDPLSDEFIDYINSVQSSWTAGRNFHEKTPHSYLKNLMGVHPDSEEHKLPRLVHSVGTEDGEIPDNFDSRTQWPECPTIKEIRDQGGCGSCWAFGAVEAMSDRTCIHSKGKVNVHLAAEDLLSCCYVCGFGCNGGFPGAAWKFWVRRGIVSGGTYGSHQGCKPYLIQPCEHHVNGTRQACSEVGKTPKCTSTCEKGYDVPYKKDKHFGAHAYSIDSDPAQIQKEIMTNGPVEAALTVYEDLVSYKKGVYKHTAGKALGGHAIKIIGWGVDEQSKLPYWTVANSWNTDWGDNGFFRILRGKGECGIEDSIQAGLPKE from the exons ATGACCAACCTAATTCTGACGCTGGTTGGACTTTGTGCCGTCGGATCGTATGCTAGCCCACCACAACCTTTTGCGCCAGAGGATCCATTGTCGGACGAATTTATAGACTACATCAACTCTGTGCAATCATCATGGACT GCAGGCAGGAATTTCCATGAAAAGACACCCCACAGCTACTTGAAGAACTTGATGGGCGTTCATCCTGATTCTGAAGAGCACAAACTTCCACGCTTGGTTCATTCAGTGGGTACAGAAGACGGAGAAATTCCAGACAATTTCGACTCTAGGACCCAGTGGCCAGAATGCCCCACCATCAAGGAAATAAGAGATCAAGGAGGTTGTGGATCATGCTgg gCATTTGGAGCAGTAGAGGCAATGTCAGATAGAACTTGCATCCACTCCAAAGGAAAAGTGAATGTTCATCTAGCAGCTGAAGATCTCCTGTCCTGCTGCTATGTTTGTGGTTTTGGATGCAATGGAGGTTTTCCGGGAGCAGCTTGGAAATTCTGGGTTCGCAGAGGAATTGTCAGTGGAGGAACCTATGGATCTCACCAG GGCTGCAAACCATACTTGATCCAGCCTTGTGAACACCATGTTAATGGAACCAGACAAGCATGCTCAGAAGTTGGCAAAACTCCCAAGTGCACCAGCACTTGTGAAAAGGGTTATGATGTCCCATACAAGAAGGACAAACATTTTG GTGCCCATGCCTACTCTATCGACAGCGATCCTGCAcaaattcaaaaagaaattaTGACTAATGGTCCTGTTGAAGCAGCTCTCACTGTGTATGAGGACCTTGTCAGTTACAAGAAAG GTGTTTACAAACATACAGCTGGCAAAGCACTTGGTGGTCATGCAATAAAAATTATAGGATGGGGTGTTGATGAACAAAGTAAACTACCCTACTGGACTGTTGCTAATTCATGGAACACCGATTGGGGTGACAACGGTTTCTTCAGAATTCTCCGTGGTAAAGGTGAGTGTGGAATCGAGGATAGCATTCAAGCAGGTTTACCTAAAGAGTAA